Within Candidatus Kaelpia imicola, the genomic segment TATATTAATTCTCTTGTCATGCCAAATAATAGTTGTACAAGCTGCAGTGATAGTAATACCCCTCTCTCTCTCCTGTTTCATCCAATCCATAACAGCAGTACCTTCATGAACCTCGCCTAACTTGTAAGACTTACCGGAATAATAAAGCATCCTCTCTGTCGTTGTAGTCTTACCAGCGTCAATATGTGCAATAATACCGATATTTCTAATCTTTTTTATCTCAGTCTTCATTTTATTTGCACTAATACCATTTTTTATTGTCTCAACTTGCAAATCTTTTTCTATTACCACCTATAATGTGCAAAAGCTCTATTTGCCTCCGCCATCCTATGAGTATCCTCTCTCTTCTTAGCAGCAGCACCTTCACCACGATAAGCATCCAAAAGCTCTTGAGCAAGCCTCTCCCTCATTGACTTACCTTTCTTTGATCTTGTAGCCTCTCTTATCCAGCGCAACGCAAGAGAGAGCGCTCTTCTTTCAGGAACCTCAATAGGAACCTGGAAAGTAGCACCGCCAACACGCCTAGCCCTAACTTCAACCCTCGGCCTGACATTTTCAATAGACTTTTGAACAACTTCAAGAACCTCTGCATCTGTATTTTTATTGAGCTTCTTTTTTATAATATCGAAAGCGCCATATATTATATTTTCAGAGACAACCTTCTTACCATCCCAGATCATCAAGTTAATCATCTTTTGAACCAAAACACTATTATATACGGGATCATGGGTGATTTTTCTTTTCTCAGCTCTTCTTCTTCTCATCTCTTCTATCTACCTCCCGATAATATATTATTTCTTAGGTCTCTTAGTACCGTACTTAGACCTGGATTTCATTCTACTCTCAACACCTCCAGCATCAAGGGTACCTCTTACTATATGATACCTGACGCCGGGTAAATCCTTCACTCTTCCGCCTCTCACTAAGACTATGGAGTGCTCCTGAAGATTATGTCCCTCTCCGGGAATGTAAGAAGTTACCTCTATTCCTGTTGTAAGACGTACCCTGGCAACCTTTCTCAAAGCTGAGTTAGGCTTTTTAGGTGTCATAGTTCTAACCTGAACACAGACACCGCGCCTCTGCGGACAATTCTTCAATGCCGGAGATTTAGTCTTTTTACGTTTTTTCTTTCTGCCCAATCTTATCAACTGCTGAACTGTAGGCATTCTTATGCCTCCTTATTCTTAATTAATTCTATCTCTCTATGGTTTTTATAACCTGTGCCGGCGGGTATTAAATGACCCACTATAACGTTCTCTTTTAATCCTTTTAAACTATCCGACCTGCCTGCAGAGGCTGCATCAGTCAGTACACGTGTAGTCTCCTGGAAACTTGCAGATGATACCCAACTCTCTGTAGTCAGTGATGCCTTGGTTATTCCTTGCAAGATAAGCTTACCCTTGGCAGGCTTACTTTTTTTGCCAATCACTCTCTCGTTCTCCTCCCGGAATATAAACTTATCAACTTCCTGACCATAGAGAAAGCTTGTATCTCCGGGGTCTTCTATCTTTACCTTTCTTATCATCTGTTTTATTATCGCCTCAATATGTTTATCATTTATCTTAACACCCTGAAGGCGGTAGACTTCCTGAATCTCATTTACCAGATACTCTTGTAATTTCTTTTCTCCGCAAACGTTAAGAATATCCTGTAAAACCAATGGCCCATCAGTCAAAGCTGTTCCGGCTTCTACATGGTCGCCTCTATATACATTTAAATGTTTTCCATGCGGAATATTATACTCTTTAACCATTCCAGTCTCAGACTTAACTATAATCTGCCTCTGCCCTTTTTTGAAAGGACCAAACTCAACGATTCCGTCTATCTCAGAGACAATGGCGGGATTCTTAGGTTTTCTAGCTTCAAAAAGCTCGGCAACTCTCGGCAGACCACCTGTAATATCGCGAGTCTTAACTAATTTTCTTGCAGTCTTAGCCAGGATATCGCCAGATGAAACCTTGGCTCCATCTTTAACAAGAATGATCGCCCCCGGAGGCAGAGGATAAAAACCAAGAACCTCAGTCTCATCTTCATTCAAGACAAGCACCTGAGGATGGTAATCTCCTTTGTACTCAACAACAACAAGTCTTGTATGACCGCTAACCTCATCATATTCTTCTTTTACGGTATGCTCTAACTCTACGTCTTCGTATTTAACAACACCAGAAATCTCGGTTAAGATGGGGGAGGTATAAGGGTCCCACTCCGCGAAAACCTCTCCCTTTTTAATTACTGCTTCATCTTTAAACTTAAGCAGAGAACCCTGAGGAAGAGCAAAGCGCTCCAGCTCTCTTCCGGTCTCATCGTTAATACTTATCTGACCGTTTCTATTCAAAATAATACAATAATCCCCTTTCTCTGCGAACTTCAAACTATGGTACTTAACAAAACCTGAGTAACGAGACTGAACTTGAGACTGTTCAATTACTCTTGTAGCAGTACCTCCAATATGGAAAGTTCTCATAGTAAGCTGAGTACCAGGCTCTCCGATAGACTGTGCTGCAACAACACCAACAGCTTCACCCAGTTCAGCCAACTTACCTGTTGAAAGATTTAATCCATAACATAACCTGCAAATTCCGTTCTTAGTTTCGCAAGTCAGAACACTCCTTATCTTTATCTTTTCAATACCCAGCTCTTCTATTCTTGAAGCCCTGACTGCATCAATAATCTCTTCAGCTTTAACGATTATACTATCCGTTACAATATCAACTATGTTATCACAAGCGATTCTGCCAATTATTCTCTCTCTCAAAGACACGACGACTTCGTCGCCTTCGATTATAGCAGAGACAAATATACCGTTAACGGTACCGCAATCTTCTTCTGATACCAGCACATCCTGAGCAACGTCTACGAGTCTTCTGGTTAAATATCCGGCATCGGCTGTCTTAAGAGCCGTATCAGCCAGACCTTTTCTAGCACCATGGGTAGATATAAAATATTCCAGAACCGAAAGTCCCTCCCTAAAATTAGCTACAATAGGATGTTCTATGATTTCACCTGATGGCTTAGCCATTAAACCTCTCATACCACAGAGTTGTCTTATCTGCTGCCGCGACCCTCTTGCACCAGAATCAGCCATCATAAACGGCGGATTAAACTCTGCCATCTCTTTAAATGTCTCGTCTTCAATGCTATCTGTTGCATGGGTCCAAATATCTATCACTTTATTATTACGCTCACCGTCTGTTATAAAACCCTTCTTATACTCACTCTCAACTCCGGCAACTTGAGTTCTTGCTTTTTTGATAATATCCTCTTTTAAATCGGGTATTTTCAGATCGGCTACAGACATTGATATACCCGCAACTGTAGAATGCTCAAAACCCATTTTCTTCATGCGGTCTAAGAGCTTCACTGCTTCATGATGCCCGCAAATCTTATAAACATCCTTGACTATCTCAGATACCTTACCCTTATTTAAAAGAGCATTAACATAGGGCGCTTCGGGAGGTAAGATACCATTAAAGAGAACTCTTCCAACTGTTGTATCTATCAGATCGCCGTCTAACCTTACCTTTATCTTGGCATGGAGAGAGATCTCATAATCGTTGTAGGCATATATAACCTCACCCATATTAGCAAATGTTTTTCCTTCACCCAACTCTCCATCCTTGGATTTGGTCATATAGTACAGACCTAAAACAATATCTTGCGTCGGAGATATTAACGGACCGCCGTGTGAAGGCGAGAAGAGATTGTTTGATGCCAACATAAGAAGGCGTGATTCCATCTGAGCCTCTATTGAAAGCGGTACATGGACAGCCATCTGATCTCCGTCAAAGTCCGCGTTAAATGGTGTGCAGACTAAGGGATGGATCTGGATAGCCTTCCCTTCTATAAGTTTAGGCTGAAATGCCTGAATACCAAGACGATGTAAGGTTGGAGCTCTATTCAATAAGACAGGATGGTCTCTTATAACATCCTCCAAAATCTCCCAGACTTCTTCAGTAGTCTTCTCGATAAGTTTTCTAGCACTCTTAATGGTATGGACGTGGCCTCTCTCTCTTAACTTTCTTAAGATAAAAGGTTCAAAAAGCTCCAGCGCCATAATCTTTGGAAGCCCGCATTCATATATCTTAAGCTCAGGACCGACAACGATAACACTTCTTCCTGAATAATCGACTCTCTTGCCCAAAAGGTTTTGACGGAACCGCCCCTGTTTACCTTTTAACATATCAGAGAGAGACTTTAAAGGCCTGTTACCATGCCCCATAACAGCCCTACCATGTCTACCGTTTTCAAAAAGAGCATCTACCGACTCCTGAAGCATTCTTTTTTCGTTTCTTACTATGATCTCAGGAGCTTTTAACTCTATCAATTTTTTTAATCTATTATTTCTATTTATTACACGGCGATATAAATCATTTAAATCGCTAGTAGCAAACCTTCCACCCTCAAGAGGAACAAGAGGTCTTAAATCAGGAGGGATTACAGGAAGCACATTTAAGATCATCCATTCCGGATCGTTAGCAGAACGCTTAAGCTCTTCTACAACCTTTAATCTTTTAATATGTTTTTTTGGTATTTTTTCAACCGGTATCCCGGCTAATTTCTTCTTTATATCTTTAGAGATTTTTGCCAAATCCAATTCCTGAATTAATTCTTTTATAGCCTCAGCACCCATACCAGCCTTAAACTTATTACCGTACTTAACACGCAACTCTTGAAGTTTTGCTTCAGTCAAAAGCTCTTTTTTCTTAAGAGGTACCTCACCAGGATCGATAACAACATACTCCTCATAATAGATGACCCTTTCAAGCTCTCTTATCGTCATATCCAACAGCGTACCTATTCGGGAAGGTAAAACTTTCCAGAACCAGACATGGACAACAGAGGTTGCAAGATCAATATGACCCATCCTCTCACGTCTTACTCTGGAATGAGTAACTTCAACGCCGCACCTGTCACAGATAACGCCCTTATACTTAACCCTTTTATATTTACCGCAGTAACATTCAAAATCACGGCTAGGACCGAATATTCTCTCGCAAAATAACCCGCTTTTCTCAGGCTTAAAAGTTCTATAATTTATGGTCTCAGGTTTCTTTACCTCCCCATGAGACCAACTCCTTATAACCTCCGGTGAAGCTATCTTTATGCTTATATAATCAAACTGGTCAGGCTGTTTATACATTTTTTGCCCTCCCTTTTTTCTTTACTTTTATTGTTTTAGCCCCTTTTATATCTTTATCCTTGACTATTCTAACATCCAGCGCCAGACCCTGGAGTTCTCTCAAAAGGACGTTTAGCGATTCCGGAGTCCCATGCTGAAAAGAACTTTCGCCTTTGACTATAGATTCATATATCTTGGTCCTGCCCTGAACATCATCACTCTTAACGGTAAGCATCTCCTGGAGAGTGTAGGCGGCACCGTATGCTTCCAGGGCCCATACTTCCATCTCTCCAAATCTCTGGCCTCCGAATTGGGCTTTTCCACCCAAAGGCTGCTGGGTAACGAGAGAGTAAGGACCTATAGACCTGGCATGAATTTTATCGTCTACCATATGAGATAACTTCATCATATATATATATCCTACTGTAACATTCTGGTCAAAAGGTTCACCGCTCATTCCATCATAGAGGGTGATCTTCCCATCTTCCGGCAACCCGGCTTCTTTGAGAAAATCTTTGATCTCATCTTCCGATATACCCGCAAATACAGGCGTAGCAATCTTAAAACCCAGCTTCTTTGCAGCCCAACCGAGATGGGTCTCTAATAGCTGGCCTATATTCATACGAGACGGTACTCCTAAAGGATTCAATACTATATCCACAGGCGTACCGTCAGGCAGATAAGGCATATCCTCCTCATGTACTATTTTAGAGATGACACCTTTATTACCATGCCTTCCGGCCATCTTATCTCCCGCTACAATCTTTCTTTTACTCGCCACGTGAATTACAATCTTCTTTAAGACTCCGGGTGGAAGTTCATCACCCTTTTTAACTCTATGTATCCTTGCATCCATCTCGTATAATACTTCCTCAATCTGGTCATCGTAGAGTTTGAGGACTCTGAAAATCTCATCTTCCTTGGAGTCGCTGTCTATTAACTTAACAACGTCAAGATCGCAGTGACCAAGTCTCTTTATATCTTTATCCTTTATCAAAACGCCATCGCTTACTAAAACCTTATTTGTCTCTATATCGTGTAAAGGCGCACTCAGTTTCTCGCCGAGAAGGAGTTGCGACAATCTGCTGAGTTTCTCTTTTTTAAGCTGACTTACCTTGGCTTCATGCTCTTTTCTTAAAGCCTTTATCTCTTTAAGCTCTCTACTTTTCTCTTCCTTGCTTAAAGTAGCTCCCTCTTTACGCGTAAAGACCTCGATATTTATAACAACACCGAATACACCTGGCGGAACTTTTAAAGATGTATCCCTGACATCCCCGGCTTTCTCGCCGAATATAGCACGCAGCAGTTTCTCTTCAGGGGTAAGTTCTGATTCGGTCTTAGGAGATATCTTACCAATAAGTATATCCGACGGCTTTACCTCGGCCCCGATCCTCACAACACCATTATTATCAAGATTCCTTAATATCTCTTCGCTAACATTGGGAATATCCCGGGTAATCTCTTCAGGCCCCAGCTTTGTCTCCCTAGCTTCAACTTCAAACTCTTCGATGTGAATAGAAGAAAAAACATCGTCTTTAACAAGTCTCTCGCTCAAGATAATAGCGTCTTCAAAGTTATATCCACGCCAGGGCATAAAAGCAACAAGTATATTCCTGCCTAAAGAAAGCTCTCCATCGTCAGTTGCGGCACCATCAGCCAAGACATCGCCAGCTTTAACCTTATCCCCAATCTTAATCAGAGGTCTCTGGTTTACACATGTATCGGCATTGGTACGCCCAAACTTAGTCAGGTTGTATTCGTTGGCTCCTACTGTTATATGTTCAGAATCAACATAGCGAACAGTACCATCTTTTTCAGCCAGAACAAGAGTTCCTGAATCTTCGACAGCCTTTTTTTCAAACCCCGTACCGACAAGCGGCGACTCCGTAATCATAAGTGGAACAGCCTGCCTCATCATATTAGCACCCATAAGAGCACGGTTGGCATCATCATGCTCTAAAAATGGTATCAATCCGGTTGAAGAACCCACAATCTGCTGAGGAGCAACATCCATATACTCAACCTCAGACGGGCCTGCCTTAATAAATCCGTCCTTATAACGGCAGAAGATCTCTTTATCTATAAAACGGCTGCCTTCATCCAGTTTCGCATTGGCCTGAGCAATAACATATTTATCCTCCTCATCGGCAGTAAGATACTTAATTTCATTTGAAACATTCTTATTCTTTACCTTTCTATAAGGAGTCTCTATAAAACCAAATTCATTGATTCGAGCATATAGAGCGAGAGAAGTAATGAGGCCGATATTAGGACCTTCAGGAGTCTCTATAGGGCAGACTCTACCATAATGAGAATAGTGAACGTCGCGGACCTCAAAACCAGCACGCTCCCTATCTAAGCCTCCGGGACCTAAAGCACTTAAACGTCTTCTATGAGTCAACTCAGCCAGAGGATTAGTCTGATCCATAAATTGAGAGAGACTGCCCCGACCAAAGAAATCTCTGATCAATGCAGATATCAGTTTAGAATTTACAAGATGGTGAGGCATTAAAGACTCCATATCATAAACTGCCATTCTTTCGCGCGATACCCGCTCTATTCTTAAAAGACCTATTCTGAACTGCTCCTGTAAGAGCTCGCCAACTGTTCTTATCCTTCGATTACCGAGATGATCTATGTCATCGGGTTCACCCTCTCCCTTACGTAGCTTCAGCATATAATCAATGACCTTAACAACAGTCTCTTTATCTAAGATACGCTTATCAAGAGATACCTTCATTCCAAGCTTTCTGTTTATTATAAACCTGCCTACACGTTGTAAATCATAACGCTTGGGATTTAAAAAGAGTCTCTGGAAATAACCTTCGGCATTTTCAATCGTCGCAGGGTTACCAGGCTGCATCTTACGAAAGATCTCTATTAATGCTTCCTCTTTAGAAATAGTAGCATCTTTCTTAAGCGTATTTACTATTTCAGCAACCTCTTCCTTGACCAGCTTAATCTGCTTAAGATTTAACTTCTCCAATCTCGAAACATCGGTTTTGGTTATAAGCTGGTACTTCTCAAATAATATCTGCTTATTCTCGGAATCAACAATATCCTCTGCGAGAACTCTCTCTTCAACATTTTTGAGATCAGAACGTTTGTTAATCTTTAAACTCTCTGTTCCACCAAATATTTTCAAGATATCCTCATCGCTTGAATAACCAAAAGCTCTGAGTAAGACCGAAACAGGAAACTTTCTTCTTCTATCTATATAGACATTTAAAACCTTAGACTGGTCAAATTCAAATTCCAACCAGCTACCGTAATAAGGAACTATCCTAGCACGATAAGAGACCTTACCATAAAGCTGCGAACTCTCTTCAAAGCTAACCCCTGAAGAACGATGCATCTGGGTTACAACAACCCTCTCATCGCCATTCATAACAAAAGTACCCTGAGGGCTCATATAAGGAAGGTCGCAGAGGAATACCTCCTGCTCTCTAACTTCAGTTGGTGTTCTAAGGCGCAATTTTACACGCAGAGGAACAGAGTAAGTAAAATCCTTTCTCTTGCATTCATCCAGAGTGTATTTGGGTTTACCAATTGTATAATAGACATACTCTAAGGTAGCAGCACCATCTACACTCTCGATGGGAAATGTCTCTTTTAATACCGCCTCTAACCCCCAATGCTTTCTCTTCGTTTTAGCTACATCTTCCTGCAGAAAATCGTGAAAAGGCTTAAGCTGCAGATCTAAAAGATTGGGGACTTCTACCGGCGATTTTATTTTAACAACACTGCGCCTTTTAGCCATTTACATCACTCCTTATATTAGTTTTATTTAAACCTAAGAGAGTTATAATGCTATTTTAATTCTACCTTCGCTCCCACTGCTTCCAGTTTTCCTTTGATCTCTTCAGCCTCTTCTTTTTTAATCCCGGTCACAACAGGTTTAGGAGCAGCCTCTACAAGATCTTTGGCTTCTTTTAATCCGAGATTGGATACAGCCCTAACCTCCTTGATAACCTGAATCTTGTTAGAACCTATCTCTGCTAATACAACATCAAAAGTAGACTTCTCTTCTGCCTCTGCCGCTCCAGTACCTGCAACCATCGGTCCTGCCATAATAGGCATTGCAGCTGAGACACCGAACTTCTCTTCAAGTGCTTTTACAAGCGCTGAAAGCTCCATAACAGAGAGAGACTCTATAGACTCGACAATCTTCTTCTCTTTCTTACCCAAACCAGCTATAGGATCTTTCTTCTTTTCAACTTTCTTCTCAGCTCTCTTTTCAACTCTCTCTTCCTTCTGTTCCTCTTTAGGCTCTTCTTGCTCAACCTGTTCTTCTTTCACTTCAGTCTCTTGTTCTTCCTTTTCCACCATTTTGAATACCTCCTTCTCCTTAGTATTAAGATTCTTTTTTCTCTTTTATTCCCTTTATAACATTTATTAAAGATTGTATATTACCTTTAAGGACAGAGACCAGGCTGCTAAGCGGGGACTTCATTAGATTCACAACCTGCCCATATAAAACCTCTCTGGAAGGAATAGAGGCAAGCTCTTTAACCTCTTCAGGTTTTAATAATCTATCTTCCAGATATCCTGCTTTAACAAAAAAACTCTCATTTCCTTTTTTCAAATCTTGGATTACTTTAGTAATAGCTATCGGCTCATCTTTACCGTAGATAACAGCTACCTCGCCATCTACATGTTCTAAGAGCATATTCATCTTAATATCTTCAAGCGCACGTTTAAAAAGAGAGTTGTTTACAACGACCACACCTGCAGAATGTTTTCTGAGCTGAGATCTGATATCTTTCATCCCATCAGCAGATATGCCCTTAAAATTAGTAAAAAATATATATTCGGAATCTTTTATTTTACTCTTATACTTATCCATTATAAGCTGTCTTGTGTACTGACCTATCTTCATTTTTGAACCTCCGAAAGAGCTATGGTTAACCCCGGGCTCATTGTAGTAGATAGAATGACTCTTTTTAAAAACTGCCCCTTGCTGGATGCCGGCTTTACACCTAAAAGTGATTCCAGAAAAGAGTCTATATTCCGGGCTAACTCATCCTTGGGAAACGAAACCTTGCCAAGCCCAACATTTATAGTTCCGGTCTTATCCATTCTATAATCTAACTTACCGGCTTTGGACTCTTTTATAACCTTAGCTAACTGATCAGTAACAGTACCGTTTTTGGGGGAAGGCATGAGCCCGCGAGGTCCAAGCATCTTTCCTATCTTACCGACTTCCCGCATCATATCAGGTGCAGCTATCGCAACATCAAAATCCATCCAACCGGATTTTATCTTCTCAACCAGATCCTCACCTCCGACATAATCTGCTCCAGCATCTTTTGCCCCCCTCTCTTTTTCACCCTTACAGAAGACCAGCACTCTTACTTCTTTACCCAAACCGCTTGGCAAAACAACCGAACCTCTGACCATCTGATCGCTCTTTTTAGGATCGACATTTAATTTACAAGAGACTTCGACTGTCTCATCGAACTTAGCTTTAGGCATACCTTGAAGAGTCTCAATAGCCTCTTCAATGCTATACTCTTTTTGCAGGTCAACGGAATCTTTGATACTCTTCTGTTTTTTTGTAATCTTGACCATTTTATTCCTCAACTATATCTATACCCATACTTCTTGCTGTACCTTCTATTATTCTCATGGCAGCC encodes:
- the rpsG gene encoding 30S ribosomal protein S7, which produces MRRRRAEKRKITHDPVYNSVLVQKMINLMIWDGKKVVSENIIYGAFDIIKKKLNKNTDAEVLEVVQKSIENVRPRVEVRARRVGGATFQVPIEVPERRALSLALRWIREATRSKKGKSMRERLAQELLDAYRGEGAAAKKREDTHRMAEANRAFAHYRW
- the rpsL gene encoding 30S ribosomal protein S12; this translates as MPTVQQLIRLGRKKKRKKTKSPALKNCPQRRGVCVQVRTMTPKKPNSALRKVARVRLTTGIEVTSYIPGEGHNLQEHSIVLVRGGRVKDLPGVRYHIVRGTLDAGGVESRMKSRSKYGTKRPKK
- the rpoC gene encoding DNA-directed RNA polymerase subunit beta', encoding MYKQPDQFDYISIKIASPEVIRSWSHGEVKKPETINYRTFKPEKSGLFCERIFGPSRDFECYCGKYKRVKYKGVICDRCGVEVTHSRVRRERMGHIDLATSVVHVWFWKVLPSRIGTLLDMTIRELERVIYYEEYVVIDPGEVPLKKKELLTEAKLQELRVKYGNKFKAGMGAEAIKELIQELDLAKISKDIKKKLAGIPVEKIPKKHIKRLKVVEELKRSANDPEWMILNVLPVIPPDLRPLVPLEGGRFATSDLNDLYRRVINRNNRLKKLIELKAPEIIVRNEKRMLQESVDALFENGRHGRAVMGHGNRPLKSLSDMLKGKQGRFRQNLLGKRVDYSGRSVIVVGPELKIYECGLPKIMALELFEPFILRKLRERGHVHTIKSARKLIEKTTEEVWEILEDVIRDHPVLLNRAPTLHRLGIQAFQPKLIEGKAIQIHPLVCTPFNADFDGDQMAVHVPLSIEAQMESRLLMLASNNLFSPSHGGPLISPTQDIVLGLYYMTKSKDGELGEGKTFANMGEVIYAYNDYEISLHAKIKVRLDGDLIDTTVGRVLFNGILPPEAPYVNALLNKGKVSEIVKDVYKICGHHEAVKLLDRMKKMGFEHSTVAGISMSVADLKIPDLKEDIIKKARTQVAGVESEYKKGFITDGERNNKVIDIWTHATDSIEDETFKEMAEFNPPFMMADSGARGSRQQIRQLCGMRGLMAKPSGEIIEHPIVANFREGLSVLEYFISTHGARKGLADTALKTADAGYLTRRLVDVAQDVLVSEEDCGTVNGIFVSAIIEGDEVVVSLRERIIGRIACDNIVDIVTDSIIVKAEEIIDAVRASRIEELGIEKIKIRSVLTCETKNGICRLCYGLNLSTGKLAELGEAVGVVAAQSIGEPGTQLTMRTFHIGGTATRVIEQSQVQSRYSGFVKYHSLKFAEKGDYCIILNRNGQISINDETGRELERFALPQGSLLKFKDEAVIKKGEVFAEWDPYTSPILTEISGVVKYEDVELEHTVKEEYDEVSGHTRLVVVEYKGDYHPQVLVLNEDETEVLGFYPLPPGAIILVKDGAKVSSGDILAKTARKLVKTRDITGGLPRVAELFEARKPKNPAIVSEIDGIVEFGPFKKGQRQIIVKSETGMVKEYNIPHGKHLNVYRGDHVEAGTALTDGPLVLQDILNVCGEKKLQEYLVNEIQEVYRLQGVKINDKHIEAIIKQMIRKVKIEDPGDTSFLYGQEVDKFIFREENERVIGKKSKPAKGKLILQGITKASLTTESWVSSASFQETTRVLTDAASAGRSDSLKGLKENVIVGHLIPAGTGYKNHREIELIKNKEA
- the rpoB gene encoding DNA-directed RNA polymerase subunit beta, which produces MAKRRSVVKIKSPVEVPNLLDLQLKPFHDFLQEDVAKTKRKHWGLEAVLKETFPIESVDGAATLEYVYYTIGKPKYTLDECKRKDFTYSVPLRVKLRLRTPTEVREQEVFLCDLPYMSPQGTFVMNGDERVVVTQMHRSSGVSFEESSQLYGKVSYRARIVPYYGSWLEFEFDQSKVLNVYIDRRRKFPVSVLLRAFGYSSDEDILKIFGGTESLKINKRSDLKNVEERVLAEDIVDSENKQILFEKYQLITKTDVSRLEKLNLKQIKLVKEEVAEIVNTLKKDATISKEEALIEIFRKMQPGNPATIENAEGYFQRLFLNPKRYDLQRVGRFIINRKLGMKVSLDKRILDKETVVKVIDYMLKLRKGEGEPDDIDHLGNRRIRTVGELLQEQFRIGLLRIERVSRERMAVYDMESLMPHHLVNSKLISALIRDFFGRGSLSQFMDQTNPLAELTHRRRLSALGPGGLDRERAGFEVRDVHYSHYGRVCPIETPEGPNIGLITSLALYARINEFGFIETPYRKVKNKNVSNEIKYLTADEEDKYVIAQANAKLDEGSRFIDKEIFCRYKDGFIKAGPSEVEYMDVAPQQIVGSSTGLIPFLEHDDANRALMGANMMRQAVPLMITESPLVGTGFEKKAVEDSGTLVLAEKDGTVRYVDSEHITVGANEYNLTKFGRTNADTCVNQRPLIKIGDKVKAGDVLADGAATDDGELSLGRNILVAFMPWRGYNFEDAIILSERLVKDDVFSSIHIEEFEVEARETKLGPEEITRDIPNVSEEILRNLDNNGVVRIGAEVKPSDILIGKISPKTESELTPEEKLLRAIFGEKAGDVRDTSLKVPPGVFGVVINIEVFTRKEGATLSKEEKSRELKEIKALRKEHEAKVSQLKKEKLSRLSQLLLGEKLSAPLHDIETNKVLVSDGVLIKDKDIKRLGHCDLDVVKLIDSDSKEDEIFRVLKLYDDQIEEVLYEMDARIHRVKKGDELPPGVLKKIVIHVASKRKIVAGDKMAGRHGNKGVISKIVHEEDMPYLPDGTPVDIVLNPLGVPSRMNIGQLLETHLGWAAKKLGFKIATPVFAGISEDEIKDFLKEAGLPEDGKITLYDGMSGEPFDQNVTVGYIYMMKLSHMVDDKIHARSIGPYSLVTQQPLGGKAQFGGQRFGEMEVWALEAYGAAYTLQEMLTVKSDDVQGRTKIYESIVKGESSFQHGTPESLNVLLRELQGLALDVRIVKDKDIKGAKTIKVKKKGRAKNV
- the rplL gene encoding 50S ribosomal protein L7/L12, producing the protein MAGLGKKEKKIVESIESLSVMELSALVKALEEKFGVSAAMPIMAGPMVAGTGAAEAEEKSTFDVVLAEIGSNKIQVIKEVRAVSNLGLKEAKDLVEAAPKPVVTGIKKEEAEEIKGKLEAVGAKVELK
- the rplJ gene encoding 50S ribosomal protein L10, which encodes MKIGQYTRQLIMDKYKSKIKDSEYIFFTNFKGISADGMKDIRSQLRKHSAGVVVVNNSLFKRALEDIKMNMLLEHVDGEVAVIYGKDEPIAITKVIQDLKKGNESFFVKAGYLEDRLLKPEEVKELASIPSREVLYGQVVNLMKSPLSSLVSVLKGNIQSLINVIKGIKEKKES
- the rplA gene encoding 50S ribosomal protein L1: MVKITKKQKSIKDSVDLQKEYSIEEAIETLQGMPKAKFDETVEVSCKLNVDPKKSDQMVRGSVVLPSGLGKEVRVLVFCKGEKERGAKDAGADYVGGEDLVEKIKSGWMDFDVAIAAPDMMREVGKIGKMLGPRGLMPSPKNGTVTDQLAKVIKESKAGKLDYRMDKTGTINVGLGKVSFPKDELARNIDSFLESLLGVKPASSKGQFLKRVILSTTMSPGLTIALSEVQK